The Methanosarcinales archaeon sequence ACGCCTCTCCAGCCTCGAATTCATCATCTTCCAGAGGAAGGTCAAGAAACTCAATCTCACCCGCAGCAGTTCCACCGTAAGCATCGATCCCTGAGGTCACAGTACCATCATCTTCTACCCTGGCCCAGGTATGTTCTTTAGTATAATACAATTCATCTGGTAATTCATACCCTTCAATTTCCACCATAAACAAACCTCTTCAATTTTTACTAATATGTTATTTAGTTACTTTCAATATAGTAATCTTTGCGGTTACCTAATCTTTCTACATTCAGTATGGCACAGTCCCATTTTCCAGTTATTTTTTAGACACCGATTTTAGGCAAAATCAGTGTCAATCAGTGTTCATCTGTGTCTGAAATATAAAAAGACACAGATTTCACGGATTTACACAGATTTGTAGTCGCATCTGATATATTAGTTGGAATTACTGGATTTTGGAATAGTGCCTTCAGTATCCTGCATATCTTTCCCGTTCTTTCTTAATCAGATCACCAAAGAACGTGCATGCTGCCCCAACATCCATCAAAGCTTCACGATCTATCTCGCCCCTGACCTTTACCATCCATATCTTATACGGGTCCTCATTGATCTTATTTGGCTTATCCCACAATTCATCATTGACCTCATCCACCACACAATCAAAAGGCAGTGATATCTGGCTTACCGCTTTAATTGTCTCGTATGCGATTAGCAGATCATGGGCTTTGACATTCTCACCCTCATCAGGCAGGTCGATATGCACGATCTCCTTTGAAAGGCTTTGTCCAAGCTGGGTAACACCAATAGTAACAGGATTACCTTCCAATATCCATACATGGTTCTTTTGATATAATCTATCATCAGGGAACTCAAAATCTTCAACCATCATTTTATTTTCACCTCAGGATCATTTAATAAATTTAACTTGATATCCACACAATCTCCCACATCAAAAAGTTTCTCCCCGTACTTCAATGGGATCAATTTGATAGTAGGCTCACAAAACGATAATGAAAATCCTAATGCCCGGCAGTTCACCGGTTTTTCAGTGGAGAGACTTGCCGTCACATACTTTGCAGATATCATGAATCGATTACCTACTGATTTCAAATAGGGAACAGGCACATCCATCCCGACTAGTCCGAAATAATCAATAGCATCCCAGTCCCCTAAAGGTATAATCCCATCCAGTAAACCTCCTCCCAGCTCATATCCTTTTACCCCATCTCCCTGATAATCCCCTTTCAATAAGGCAAACCTTTCATCACAAAATTCTACCCTGCATTTTATATTAGATTCCATGGAAAAATCGGACCCGGAAAAGCTGAATTTTGTCAATAATGGGTTGTCGTTGCTGGCGCGGATATAATCACCAACATCCCGTACTTCCACATGCAGCGGTGGTTCGTTCCAGAAATAGAAATACCCGTTTTTGATCAATATCCCCAAAGGATCACCAACATCCACAGTATCTCCCACATCAACAACTGGTTTACTATGCAGTATCTTGACCACACTGTCATCCTGTCGTATGGCAATAATATATTCCATAAAATCCCGGTCTTTGAACGGCGTGGGTGACAGATATTCCCTGATATCTATCACTTCTCCTTTAACTGGTGAAGGAGCTATATCCCCAAAAGTACCACCTGAATAAATGTCAACAGCACTTAATGTAGTATGGGCAGCAAAAGGGCTTTTCAAAAAAGCGAATTTACCTATTTTTGGACAAAATATATCAACGCCTCTGGCGGTTGCCACAGGTCTCATGGACATAGCTGTCAACTTACTCCTCCATAAGAGCAGCAGTTTTTTTCAACCTCAACAATATCAAGACCAATTTCGCCTGCTGTCTGGTAACACTGCCTTGAAGGTACAGCCACCCTATCCACACCAGATAACAATGCGTACTCATCAAGTTCTGAGCGGTATTTGCCTCCCGGTCTTACACAGCTTAAAGAAATGGGTGTTTTCGGGAACATCTGCCGTGCATAGGTGATCACCCGGATCACATCCTTATGGTCTGGTTTTGGTATATTTTCATATTCAGTACCATCAGTGGGTATAAAAACCACTATCACCACCACTTCAGGGTCATACTTTTTCACCAGTTCCAGGGCGTTGAACTCACCGTCCAGTTCCCCTCCCTGCAGCCCCACGATAATATGGGGTGCCAGTCTAATATTGAAATTGGAAAGATGGGCCAGGGTCCAGTCGTAATGTACAGGCGTTCTCTCCAGGCCATAAACTTCTTTAATGGTCTTCTCACTCCCAATAACATCAACCAATGCCATATCAAGCCCATATGACTTCAATTCCGATGCCTGCTGCCTGTTCAAGATCCCGGTATGGGCACTGAGCAAAAGATCGTACCTTTCCTTGATCGATCTGATCATATCTGCCTGTTCATAGGTGGGTACTGAGCCATCCTGCCTGCTCCCGCCGGACAATAGCATTCCCTTCTCCCCCCTACCTGAAAAATCTGCGGCAATGTTCTCCAGGCTATTGGAGCTGGCATCAACCATGTGTTTCAGGTAATGGGAAGAGCAGTGTTTGCATTCAAGATCACAATTAGTACCAGTAACTGAAACTGGAGTAAATGGCTGTGGGAAAAATCGTACTGTATTTGAGAAGTTCTCGTACCTTATGTCAAAGGCAGATATCATGTCTTCTTTTAACTCCTCATCCACCCCCTCCAGGCTAAGGATTCGTTCAAAAACCTGTTGAATATCAAATGCCATTATTTACCTCCAGTTGAGCTTTTATCCTGGTTATTTCAGATCCCTCGACTGGTCCGGGATAATTGTATACCATCGCATGGGTCTCGGTGGCATATGGACGGTTGCAGTGGGAACACCCGGTTGTCATGAAAGCCTCTCCACTTGAGATCACTGCTTCCATACCAGGTCCATCCAATCCGAAATCCATTATTATCCCGTTGTTAAATTTCATATTTTCAAAGCTGACCAGATCCTCCCGTATCAGATATAATGCCAGCTGTACCCGCCTGTAATGTCCGATGTCAGGTTCTGTATCCACCCACCTGGTACCCGGAAGCCGTGTATATGCGAACAGGGCAGAGCCAATACCACCTTTGTGAAACCGTCCTGCCAGCTCAATAGCATCCTCATCTGTCTCACCCAATCCTATTATGATATGCGTGCCCACATTAGTGAAGATCCTGACTGCTCTTTTAAGTCCGTCAATATGATTGTCCCATGTAAAAGGACCTCCTGCACCCGCACCTTTTATCCTGTCAAACAACTCGGGAGTAGCCGCATCCAGGGGGATGACCAGCTGCTCCACACCCAAACCATTCAGCTCATTATACTTTGCATCCTCCAATGGAAATACAGATAATGAGATCGGGATGCTGCAGGTTTTTATAATCTCCCGTACCAGGTATGTGGTATCATTCCACATCCCGGGATACATGGCAGTCTGGATGCAGGCCCTGTGCAGGTATCCTTTCTCAAATGCAATGCCCAGCCTCCTGACTACCTCATCCAGGTCAGCCGGCATGTACTGGCCCCTGGCAATGTGTTTTAATTCTCCTTTTGATTCTTTTGCCTGGGAACAGAATAAACAGTTCGCACGACAGTGCTCATTAGTATATATCTGCAGATACGCAGTAGTGGGAGGGGCATCCATTATCATAAGCTCCATACCCAGTACTGCCAGGGTTCCCAGTGATGCCCTGACTTTCTTCATGAGACCACTCCTGGTATGCGGGTATTTTTTGAAGGGGGCAGCCCGCAGCATGTACCGTAATATTCCATCACGTAACCGTGGTTTGCACCGTATCTCACTGCATATTGTGTGGGAATGGCAATATTCTCAACCCCGCTCTCTATAGCCAGGTGGTCGATGAGCTCACGGTCCCTGCCTGATGAACGGGCACATCCCAGTGTGATGGGACTTTGTGGGAACATCTCTACTGCTTCAGTGATCACTCTGGCAAAATCAATAGGGTCCGGTTTTATTTCAGAGAACTCAGTACCGGCAACAGGCATTAGACCTGTAATAACTACAGTACTAACCTTGTGGCCTTTGATCATTTCAAGGGCATGGAGCTCTCCTTTCATTCTACCACCGTCCAGTCCGACACAAATATGCGGGAACAACATGATATCTGCATTTGAAAGAGCATCCAGGCTTGACATATAATCATTCTCATCAACATCTAAACCGTAAACCCGTTTTGCAGTCCCCATATCACCCACCACATCGAATCCGATCCCATCAAGTCCTGAATCTTTAAGAACATAAGCTTCTTCAGGAGTTATAAAACCCGTGTGTGCGATCACTGTCAGGTCGGTTGTATCCTTGATGGTTTTAATAGCATCGGACATGTTTGTTACCGGTACTTTTCCGGACGAGTTACAGCCCCCTGTTACCAATATCCCTTTTGCGCCTTTACCATCCAGTTTTTTTGCTGTGTCTATCAAAGTATCAGGGTTCATACATGAGATGAGGCGCTCCAGCAGTTTCCCTCCACAGTGTTTGCAGTTAAGACCGCACTGGCTTCCGGTTATTGAGATCGAAGGGAACATCTCAGAAGTGATATAGAAATTCAGCCGTTTGCCTGACCTGGTTGTGGTCAAAGCTCTGGCTGCCTGCATTCGCTTCCTTAATCCGGGGTCCACAACTAATCCCAGGTCGAACTCTTTAACTTTCCAGTCCCCCGTTATCTCTTATAGGTCCATTCATCAGAATGGTATTTGGGCAGCAGTTCCCGGGCCATAGCTTCCTCCTGCTCAGAGGGTACTGTTTCCACCAATTTCACGCCAAACCGTTTTTCGAAATTCTTCCTGATCTTCTGCTTGACCACGTTCATGTCTTCCTTGTAACCCAGTTCCTTATCCATCCAGGTCATACCCTGTTCAATTGACTCGATCTGCTTATCCATGAACTTCTCTTTCGGGATATTCAGGATGCGAAGCATTTCCTTGATATCAAAGTCCAGTAACAATGTACCGTGCTGCAGGGTCCTGTTGTCCAGTCTGGTCATGGCATTGCCAGATATCTTCTTGTTGTCCACAACCACGTCATTGATGGGCCGAAACGCTGCATTCAGTCCGTATTCTTCCAGCGTATCAATTAGTATGCCCAGGATATGTTTGTACGATCCCACAATGTCCAGCGGGAACTTGATCTCATCAACAGTCCCGAATACACCATAATTGATCTGTCTGTTCAGATCGTCAGAAAATGCAATACCGCCGCCGCTTGTACGTCTCACAATCGTATAATCTTCACACTGTTCAAGATCAAGTTCAACAGCAGCTTTCTGGAAATACCCCAGTATGATGGATCTGGTCGGGTCCCAGAATATCAGGGTATTGCCTTCATCACAGCGGTGTATGGCCTCGTTCATGGCCATCATATACCGTATGTCCTGTTTACCGAAGTCGATAACTCTCCATTCTTCCATTTATTTCCCTCCAATGGCCTGCATAATTGATATAGTAAAATCTTCAGGTGTGGTGCCTGGAGATTGAATACCTTCTGATTCATATATTTCCCTTACAGCTGACAATACAGCTTCTTCAGTAGCGGCCGTACCATTCAACCGTGCTAGGATCAGATCAATTGCGTCTTCAGGGAACATGAAAAAATCCCCTGAAAAACTGATATCAGATATCAAACCATTATTCACTTTCAGGAATGAGCGGATAATGCCGCCTTTGGATTTATGGATGCCTTTCAAATAATCTTCTAAAACCATTTCCTTTTCTCTCCCGGGTTTCTTGATAGATTAATTATTTTTTTTCCTTTTGTCGTTTTTTCCTTTTGTCGTCCATACGATATGTCCAGTCCCTGGATTTGTAGAGTGCGGTTAATTCGTATGCAATATTTATTTCTGCTTCAGATACCTGACCATCATACGTTCTAATACACAGTGCCTCCTCAAACCCAGCACGCAGTGCCTGCTTTATTTCTTCCGGGTCAGGCAATTCCATCAGGTCAGACAGGCTGATCATGCCCTGCCTTGCAGTTTTAACATGGGGTCTCAGGTTCTTAGCGGGATGTTTTAATACTAGATCC is a genomic window containing:
- a CDS encoding glycine cleavage system protein H; amino-acid sequence: MMVEDFEFPDDRLYQKNHVWILEGNPVTIGVTQLGQSLSKEIVHIDLPDEGENVKAHDLLIAYETIKAVSQISLPFDCVVDEVNDELWDKPNKINEDPYKIWMVKVRGEIDREALMDVGAACTFFGDLIKKERERYAGY
- a CDS encoding radical SAM protein; translated protein: MKKVRASLGTLAVLGMELMIMDAPPTTAYLQIYTNEHCRANCLFCSQAKESKGELKHIARGQYMPADLDEVVRRLGIAFEKGYLHRACIQTAMYPGMWNDTTYLVREIIKTCSIPISLSVFPLEDAKYNELNGLGVEQLVIPLDAATPELFDRIKGAGAGGPFTWDNHIDGLKRAVRIFTNVGTHIIIGLGETDEDAIELAGRFHKGGIGSALFAYTRLPGTRWVDTEPDIGHYRRVQLALYLIREDLVSFENMKFNNGIIMDFGLDGPGMEAVISSGEAFMTTGCSHCNRPYATETHAMVYNYPGPVEGSEITRIKAQLEVNNGI
- a CDS encoding lipoate--protein ligase family protein; protein product: MEEWRVIDFGKQDIRYMMAMNEAIHRCDEGNTLIFWDPTRSIILGYFQKAAVELDLEQCEDYTIVRRTSGGGIAFSDDLNRQINYGVFGTVDEIKFPLDIVGSYKHILGILIDTLEEYGLNAAFRPINDVVVDNKKISGNAMTRLDNRTLQHGTLLLDFDIKEMLRILNIPKEKFMDKQIESIEQGMTWMDKELGYKEDMNVVKQKIRKNFEKRFGVKLVETVPSEQEEAMARELLPKYHSDEWTYKR
- a CDS encoding lipoate--protein ligase family protein, translating into MVLEDYLKGIHKSKGGIIRSFLKVNNGLISDISFSGDFFMFPEDAIDLILARLNGTAATEEAVLSAVREIYESEGIQSPGTTPEDFTISIMQAIGGK